A genomic region of Methanothermobacter thermautotrophicus str. Delta H contains the following coding sequences:
- a CDS encoding respiratory chain complex I subunit 1 family protein, with the protein MNLMGNIIVNVLIAFLIGSLLLGFQRKVMARIQRRPGPPVIQHLLHTLKFYVKESSFPRTAAMPFYIAIAATLCGIWISAVIIGPVLEGSLLLFFGIYALHKIVEHNAGSSSGSPYGKLSCVRAVFSAAAEMPLFAVLAIIYLQTRKMIISDIIGYQSIHGPLLLKLPLAAMMFFVLILSKAPYSPFSITKGKDIISGYETEHFGVLRGYLMISESIAWYMLLWIFLTVFIGGLSLPLYILGMVIITTITAFINATTPMLNPNHSVAIQVILAFVGIAGSIVLMLVM; encoded by the coding sequence ATGAATCTGATGGGAAACATCATAGTGAATGTTCTTATAGCATTTCTCATAGGAAGCCTCCTTCTGGGCTTCCAGAGGAAGGTCATGGCAAGGATACAGAGAAGGCCGGGGCCCCCTGTTATACAGCACCTCCTCCACACCCTGAAGTTCTACGTAAAGGAGTCGTCCTTCCCGAGGACCGCTGCCATGCCATTCTACATTGCAATAGCAGCGACACTCTGCGGTATATGGATAAGCGCGGTTATAATCGGGCCGGTGCTTGAGGGTTCCCTCCTGCTGTTCTTCGGGATCTACGCCCTCCACAAGATAGTTGAACACAATGCAGGGTCTTCATCAGGGTCACCCTACGGTAAGCTCAGCTGCGTCCGTGCAGTGTTCTCAGCTGCAGCCGAAATGCCGCTCTTCGCTGTCCTTGCAATCATATACCTCCAGACCAGGAAAATGATAATATCAGATATCATAGGGTACCAGAGCATCCACGGGCCCCTGCTGCTGAAGCTGCCCCTGGCAGCCATGATGTTCTTCGTCCTCATCCTCTCAAAGGCACCCTACTCACCCTTCTCCATCACCAAGGGGAAGGACATAATATCAGGATATGAGACAGAGCACTTCGGGGTCCTCAGGGGTTACCTGATGATCTCGGAGTCCATAGCATGGTACATGCTGCTCTGGATATTCCTCACAGTCTTCATCGGTGGTCTGAGCCTGCCGCTCTACATACTCGGGATGGTGATAATCACAACCATAACGGCCTTCATAAATGCGACAACACCCATGCTGAACCCGAACCACTCGGTGGCCATACAGGTCATCCTGGCCTTCGTGGGTATAGCGGGTTCAATCGTCCTCATGCTTGTAATGTAG
- a CDS encoding energy-converting hydrogenase subunit EhaL family protein, whose translation MIILYEIYLVYTVSFIAGSVLGLLLSYRKYREPFVDEKIDPLALVVAVAGWTVLVNAGHLPLTDLMRTAGLFMVALVAGMRPGYGRYETLTGAILALLIWLISGTLGW comes from the coding sequence GTGATAATCTTGTATGAAATATACCTGGTATACACGGTTTCCTTTATCGCGGGCTCGGTGCTGGGCCTGCTGCTCAGTTACAGGAAGTACAGGGAGCCCTTCGTGGATGAAAAGATCGATCCACTGGCCCTTGTGGTTGCAGTGGCAGGGTGGACTGTCCTTGTGAATGCAGGGCATCTGCCCCTCACTGATCTCATGAGGACGGCCGGGCTCTTCATGGTGGCCCTGGTTGCAGGGATGAGGCCGGGCTACGGTAGATACGAGACCCTCACAGGGGCTATCCTGGCCCTCCTGATCTGGCTGATTTCAGGGACTCTGGGGTGGTAA
- a CDS encoding DUF1959 domain-containing protein, translating to MDEGELMRLMKRRILESYRWQEDVVKPLSRELEIDVEEFQDILMDKLDMSSLEALHPRFESARPRCIREKLHSDLQLCWLVDVMEIISVDDAEALKDEITELVLAGREYSEALSEGRRRLHEILRS from the coding sequence ATGGATGAAGGAGAACTAATGCGGCTGATGAAGAGGAGGATACTTGAGAGTTACCGCTGGCAGGAGGATGTTGTAAAGCCACTATCCAGGGAACTTGAAATTGACGTTGAGGAATTCCAGGACATACTCATGGACAAACTCGACATGTCGAGCCTGGAGGCCCTGCACCCCAGGTTCGAGTCGGCAAGGCCGAGGTGTATCAGGGAGAAGCTCCACAGTGACCTCCAGCTCTGCTGGCTCGTTGATGTCATGGAGATCATAAGTGTGGATGATGCCGAGGCCCTCAAGGATGAGATCACAGAGCTGGTCCTGGCAGGGAGGGAGTACTCCGAGGCCCTCAGTGAGGGCAGGAGGAGGCTCCATGAGATACTGAGATCATGA
- a CDS encoding NADH-quinone oxidoreductase subunit B family protein has product MLDALKSILRKTSIHVCLVNTGGCNGCDIEVLALLSPRYDLEQYGIYVHQNPREADVILVTGAVTEQWREKLQRIYRKAPEPKIVVALGNCPISGDVFNQEGGSVYAPVSDFIPVDAEVPGCPPRPSEILEAILAVAPGAIAERGKKR; this is encoded by the coding sequence ATGTTGGATGCCCTTAAAAGTATTCTGAGGAAAACATCAATCCATGTATGCCTTGTAAATACAGGGGGGTGCAACGGCTGTGATATAGAGGTCCTCGCACTCCTCTCACCAAGATATGACCTTGAACAGTACGGTATATACGTCCACCAGAACCCCAGGGAGGCCGATGTCATACTTGTAACCGGTGCAGTTACAGAGCAGTGGAGGGAGAAACTCCAGAGGATCTACCGCAAGGCACCGGAGCCAAAGATAGTGGTGGCCCTGGGCAACTGTCCAATATCCGGTGACGTATTCAACCAGGAGGGTGGAAGCGTCTATGCACCGGTCTCCGACTTCATACCGGTGGATGCAGAGGTGCCCGGCTGCCCCCCCAGACCATCAGAGATACTTGAAGCAATACTGGCGGTGGCGCCCGGGGCCATAGCAGAGAGGGGGAAGAAGAGATGA
- a CDS encoding nickel-dependent hydrogenase large subunit, whose protein sequence is MILPLGPMHPGYKEPIRLKVKTRGEKVLKAEIEYGYVHRGIERVMRNKTWQKAIYLSERVCGICSYIHTQTFAEAFEAISEVEAPPRAQFLRALTNELDRIQSHLIANSTYFKALDHETMFMYMLALREPVMDAIELLTGNRVNMGWNVVGGVRMDASESHLSMIREIIVDLEREFDRYVEMFEHGPLIGLRSREVGYMSQEEAEKARAVGPIGRASGIRYDFREDHPTYRDHLDFRTIWRDDGDNFARVMNRFDEIRVSIDLIKQVIDDMPGGPVRTKVDVKAGYGEWRNEAPRGEVAYMIETNGNLIKNISIRTPSIMNIDACAKYMLRDVATVADAVATYASADPCIACAERVMVVDEESGEREILL, encoded by the coding sequence ATGATACTGCCACTTGGACCCATGCACCCGGGATACAAGGAGCCCATAAGGCTCAAGGTGAAGACCCGGGGTGAAAAGGTTCTCAAAGCCGAAATAGAATACGGATACGTTCACAGGGGAATAGAGAGGGTTATGAGGAACAAGACCTGGCAGAAGGCCATCTACCTCTCTGAACGCGTCTGCGGGATATGTTCATACATACACACACAGACCTTTGCAGAGGCCTTTGAGGCCATATCAGAGGTCGAGGCACCCCCCAGGGCACAGTTCCTCCGTGCATTAACAAACGAGCTTGACAGGATACAGAGTCACCTCATCGCAAATTCAACCTACTTCAAGGCCCTGGACCATGAGACCATGTTCATGTACATGCTGGCCCTCAGGGAGCCTGTAATGGACGCCATCGAGCTCCTGACAGGTAACCGGGTCAACATGGGCTGGAACGTGGTGGGTGGCGTGAGGATGGACGCCTCAGAGAGCCACCTGTCAATGATAAGGGAGATCATAGTTGACCTTGAAAGAGAGTTCGACCGTTACGTTGAGATGTTCGAGCACGGCCCACTCATAGGCCTCAGGTCAAGGGAGGTCGGTTACATGAGCCAGGAGGAGGCAGAGAAGGCCAGGGCCGTTGGACCTATAGGGAGGGCCTCGGGTATAAGGTATGACTTCAGGGAGGACCACCCCACCTACAGGGACCACCTGGACTTCAGGACCATCTGGAGGGATGATGGCGACAACTTTGCACGGGTCATGAACCGTTTCGATGAGATCAGGGTCTCAATTGACCTCATAAAGCAGGTCATAGATGACATGCCAGGGGGACCCGTCAGGACGAAGGTTGACGTGAAGGCGGGTTACGGTGAGTGGAGAAACGAGGCCCCCCGGGGAGAGGTGGCCTACATGATTGAAACCAACGGCAACCTCATAAAGAACATATCCATAAGGACCCCGAGCATAATGAACATTGACGCCTGCGCAAAGTACATGCTGAGGGACGTGGCAACAGTTGCAGACGCCGTTGCAACATATGCAAGCGCTGATCCATGCATAGCATGCGCAGAGAGGGTCATGGTTGTTGATGAAGAGAGTGGGGAGAGGGAGATACTCCTCTAA
- a CDS encoding 4Fe-4S binding protein, whose product MSSVIWYLYEFARKSWAEKFANAHTEHEILEKPERFRDFPTVKREYCIGCGACTTACPAPGAIKLVRDTDTAEEEGQTYPVIVRGACIRCGFCAEVCPTDPKTIECGENHLIREEFTIVPSEKLYVIDDYLCIRCKKCMKACPVDAITEKDGRVEVDQGRCIACGECLEKCPVKGALKVIHVAYVEEQKMVINLAVNELESAIEEKSEDIKKLEAEGVYRMNYPLKPLLERALEILPDEEIVRDLLEKITDRLKMRIITWSPEKCVQCRLCVDECPSGAITYSEDEGIVRDPDKCLRCSTCYQTCPFGVAGYYVARFLIDESNGEEMIRITIKPAALPVKR is encoded by the coding sequence ATGTCCTCTGTAATATGGTACCTTTACGAGTTTGCCCGTAAGTCCTGGGCAGAGAAATTCGCCAATGCACACACAGAACACGAGATCCTTGAAAAACCAGAGAGATTCAGGGATTTCCCCACAGTTAAGAGGGAGTACTGCATAGGCTGTGGGGCCTGCACAACGGCCTGTCCTGCCCCTGGCGCAATAAAACTGGTCCGTGACACCGACACGGCCGAGGAGGAGGGTCAGACCTACCCTGTCATAGTCAGGGGTGCGTGCATCAGGTGCGGCTTCTGCGCCGAGGTCTGCCCCACCGACCCCAAGACAATTGAATGCGGAGAGAATCACCTCATAAGGGAAGAGTTCACCATAGTACCCTCAGAGAAGCTCTATGTCATAGATGACTACCTCTGCATACGCTGCAAGAAGTGCATGAAGGCCTGCCCGGTGGATGCAATAACCGAGAAGGACGGCAGGGTCGAGGTTGACCAGGGCAGGTGCATAGCCTGCGGTGAATGCCTCGAGAAGTGTCCTGTCAAGGGCGCCCTCAAGGTGATACACGTCGCCTACGTCGAGGAACAGAAGATGGTCATAAACCTGGCGGTCAATGAACTGGAATCAGCCATAGAGGAGAAGAGCGAGGATATAAAGAAACTCGAAGCCGAAGGTGTCTACAGGATGAATTACCCCCTGAAACCCCTCCTCGAGAGGGCCCTTGAGATCCTCCCGGATGAGGAGATAGTCAGGGACCTCCTCGAGAAGATAACCGACCGCCTCAAGATGCGCATCATAACATGGAGCCCCGAAAAATGTGTGCAGTGCCGTTTATGCGTGGATGAATGCCCATCAGGAGCCATAACCTACTCAGAGGATGAAGGAATCGTGAGGGACCCTGATAAGTGTCTCAGGTGCAGCACATGCTACCAGACATGCCCCTTCGGTGTTGCAGGGTACTACGTTGCAAGGTTCCTCATAGATGAATCCAATGGAGAAGAGATGATAAGGATAACCATAAAACCGGCGGCTCTTCCTGTAAAGCGATGA
- a CDS encoding 4Fe-4S binding protein, producing MTCTRVCPSRGAIKVGKINRLPYIDPSYCARCEECMDVCPSAAIRYSSRKRAYENFSKLNNLEIAGEILERESEKLVKNLGRMDSVLRDVKRRFSAESPEYSVDVTDEIRDGIEELVDSNLQIHELNHIIDFTKPARRIRVLEDRCIGCGLCVDECPVGVIEPEVPAPVKILDGCVFCGRCRGVCPVDAIEITEEGFRARDGRIYLERRVLTGPRRGSVEVDHMVCQRCGVCVNHCPVDAMTLNTEVEVDADRCILCGECQDICPVTAVRLNLEDDKVE from the coding sequence ATGACCTGCACCAGGGTCTGCCCCTCAAGGGGGGCCATAAAGGTTGGTAAGATCAACAGGTTACCCTACATAGACCCCTCCTACTGTGCAAGGTGCGAGGAATGCATGGACGTATGCCCCTCAGCAGCCATCAGGTACTCCTCAAGGAAGAGGGCCTACGAGAACTTCTCAAAACTCAACAACCTGGAGATAGCAGGGGAGATACTTGAAAGGGAATCAGAGAAACTCGTGAAAAACCTTGGAAGGATGGACTCTGTTCTGAGGGACGTGAAGAGAAGGTTCTCGGCTGAAAGCCCGGAATACAGTGTGGATGTCACCGATGAAATAAGGGATGGCATAGAGGAACTGGTCGACTCCAACCTCCAGATACATGAACTCAACCACATAATAGACTTCACCAAACCCGCGAGGAGAATAAGGGTACTCGAGGACAGGTGTATAGGGTGCGGGCTCTGTGTGGATGAGTGCCCGGTGGGTGTCATAGAACCGGAGGTCCCGGCCCCCGTGAAGATACTTGATGGGTGTGTTTTCTGCGGAAGATGCAGGGGCGTATGCCCGGTCGATGCCATCGAGATCACAGAGGAGGGATTCAGGGCCAGGGATGGCAGGATATACCTTGAGAGGAGGGTCCTGACAGGTCCGAGGAGGGGTTCGGTTGAGGTAGACCACATGGTCTGCCAGAGGTGCGGTGTATGCGTTAACCACTGTCCCGTTGATGCCATGACCCTCAATACTGAGGTTGAGGTCGACGCTGATAGATGCATACTCTGCGGTGAATGCCAGGACATATGCCCTGTAACAGCTGTAAGGCTGAACCTGGAGGATGATAAGGTTGAATAG
- a CDS encoding energy-converting hydrogenase A, subunit R, whose translation MIRLNRVFVTDCEGPISLNDNAFEAAAHFIPDGDRFFRKVSEFDDILADEIRRPGYNAGDTLKLIVPFLIAHGVTDEKLREFSERTLRLVPGADETLKLAGRLMPSYIVSTSYRHYIEALCKHLNFPLENTRHTTLSLDVEIPNEEREALVRLREDVIEGDFEDLDEIFFHLIPGMEAGKILDGVKTVGGDGKRVALLEILSELELPPESAMYVGDSITDVEPLRELNGRGLAVSFNGNHYALREAEVAVISTDSRALTPLIDLHSRFGRDYILEFIRAYSENLKGPLNPSG comes from the coding sequence ATGATAAGGTTGAATAGGGTTTTCGTAACAGACTGCGAGGGTCCCATCTCACTCAACGATAACGCCTTCGAAGCTGCAGCCCACTTCATACCCGACGGTGACAGGTTCTTCAGGAAGGTGAGCGAATTTGATGACATACTGGCCGACGAGATCCGGAGGCCGGGCTACAATGCAGGGGACACCCTCAAACTGATAGTCCCGTTCCTCATAGCCCACGGAGTCACCGATGAGAAGCTGAGGGAGTTCTCAGAGAGGACCCTGAGACTCGTTCCGGGGGCTGATGAAACCCTGAAACTTGCAGGGAGGCTCATGCCATCCTACATCGTAAGCACAAGCTACAGACACTACATCGAGGCCCTCTGCAAGCACCTTAACTTTCCCCTGGAGAACACCAGGCACACCACCCTCAGCCTTGACGTGGAGATCCCAAATGAGGAGAGGGAGGCGCTGGTGAGGCTACGCGAGGATGTCATCGAGGGTGACTTTGAGGACCTGGATGAGATATTCTTCCACCTCATACCGGGTATGGAGGCCGGGAAGATACTCGACGGGGTGAAGACCGTTGGCGGTGACGGTAAGAGGGTTGCCCTCCTGGAGATCCTCTCTGAACTCGAACTTCCCCCTGAATCCGCCATGTACGTGGGTGACAGCATAACCGATGTTGAACCACTCAGGGAACTCAATGGGAGGGGCCTTGCGGTGTCCTTCAACGGTAACCACTATGCCCTCAGGGAGGCGGAGGTGGCGGTCATCTCCACCGACTCAAGGGCCCTCACCCCCCTGATAGACCTTCACTCAAGGTTCGGGAGGGACTACATCCTGGAATTCATCAGGGCCTACTCTGAAAACCTGAAAGGGCCCTTGAATCCTTCAGGATAG
- a CDS encoding formylmethanofuran--tetrahydromethanopterin N-formyltransferase: MEINGTLIEDTFSEAFTGRCVRATITARDMETVRRAALDATATPGAVIGRVEGGVESFLGGEDTPDGRPGAVVQFYYALDDMEKFQVELSYRIRQDILVKPFTALYSSTPDPDGYLDMMKHVGHCGDGYEWLEEFNGREMINVPVAVPDFKIESRMGYREAIMGANFWYMCRDPDTVLEAGRAAIRAIEEVEGVVTPFDICSAASKPETNYPWIGPTTNHPYCPSLKEVLGDESRVPEGVGYIPEIVINGLTMEALEEAMRAGIEAVCRYDGVLRVSAGNYDGKLGDHRIDLHGVLG, from the coding sequence ATGGAGATTAACGGAACACTGATTGAGGATACATTCTCTGAGGCCTTCACAGGGAGATGTGTGAGGGCCACCATAACGGCCCGTGACATGGAGACCGTCAGGAGGGCGGCCCTTGATGCAACCGCAACCCCCGGTGCAGTCATAGGGAGGGTTGAGGGTGGTGTTGAATCCTTCCTGGGAGGCGAGGACACCCCCGACGGCAGACCCGGGGCCGTGGTCCAGTTCTACTATGCCCTGGATGACATGGAGAAATTCCAGGTCGAATTATCCTACCGTATAAGGCAGGACATACTGGTGAAGCCCTTCACAGCCCTCTACAGCTCCACCCCCGACCCGGATGGATACCTGGATATGATGAAGCATGTGGGACACTGCGGTGATGGCTATGAGTGGTTAGAGGAGTTCAATGGCCGTGAAATGATCAACGTACCGGTAGCCGTCCCTGACTTCAAAATAGAATCAAGGATGGGCTACAGGGAGGCCATCATGGGGGCCAACTTCTGGTACATGTGCAGGGATCCTGACACGGTACTGGAGGCAGGCAGGGCCGCCATAAGAGCCATAGAGGAGGTTGAGGGTGTTGTGACGCCCTTTGATATCTGCTCCGCAGCATCAAAGCCAGAGACAAATTACCCCTGGATAGGCCCCACCACGAACCACCCCTACTGCCCGAGCCTGAAGGAGGTGCTCGGTGACGAGTCAAGGGTCCCGGAGGGCGTCGGGTACATACCTGAGATAGTCATAAACGGCCTGACAATGGAGGCCCTTGAGGAGGCCATGAGGGCCGGGATAGAGGCTGTCTGCAGGTACGATGGGGTCCTGAGGGTATCTGCAGGTAACTATGACGGTAAACTGGGGGACCACAGGATAGACCTACACGGTGTTCTGGGATGA
- a CDS encoding carbohydrate kinase family protein — protein sequence MRFDAVGLGALNMDQLHMVERIAGPDEETFVRGLVESCGGSAANTMIGLSRLGLRTAHIGKVADDREGGLLRSNLSSEGVTDFTVVADTGRSGRVMGFVDPDGNRALYVDPGVNDTLRVDEVADEALNTELLHLTSFAGDGINVQVEVIEALDESVTVSLDPGHIYASRGVSELSDILERTDILLTNQRELELMTGSADPEEAASLLGIGVVVVKMGARGVRAWDGESVMVDALSTECVDTTGAGDAFNAGFIYAWLEGFGLEVSCRFGNYIASRCIGGYGATESLPGTGPGCPQEVR from the coding sequence ATGAGGTTCGATGCGGTGGGCCTTGGAGCCCTCAACATGGACCAGCTCCACATGGTTGAGAGGATAGCAGGCCCGGATGAGGAGACCTTCGTGAGGGGGCTCGTGGAATCCTGTGGGGGCTCAGCAGCCAACACCATGATAGGCCTCTCAAGGCTCGGTCTCAGGACAGCCCACATAGGTAAGGTCGCCGATGACAGGGAGGGGGGACTCCTCAGGAGTAACCTCTCATCTGAGGGGGTCACGGATTTCACCGTCGTAGCGGATACAGGTAGAAGCGGCCGTGTGATGGGCTTCGTTGACCCTGACGGTAACAGGGCCCTCTACGTTGACCCTGGAGTCAACGACACACTCAGGGTGGATGAGGTGGCTGATGAGGCCCTTAACACAGAACTGCTGCACCTCACATCCTTCGCAGGTGATGGCATAAATGTCCAGGTGGAAGTCATTGAGGCACTGGATGAATCCGTGACCGTCAGCCTGGATCCAGGACACATCTACGCCTCAAGGGGAGTATCTGAGCTGTCAGATATCCTCGAGCGCACCGACATCCTCCTCACAAACCAGAGGGAACTTGAGCTGATGACAGGGTCCGCTGACCCTGAGGAGGCAGCATCACTCCTGGGAATCGGGGTGGTTGTGGTTAAGATGGGCGCCCGAGGCGTCAGGGCATGGGACGGTGAGTCTGTGATGGTGGATGCACTGAGCACCGAATGTGTTGATACGACGGGGGCCGGTGACGCCTTCAATGCTGGCTTCATATATGCCTGGCTCGAGGGCTTTGGCCTTGAGGTTTCATGCCGTTTTGGAAACTACATAGCATCACGGTGTATCGGAGGATACGGTGCCACAGAATCCCTCCCCGGGACCGGCCCTGGATGTCCTCAGGAGGTACGCTGA
- a CDS encoding 4Fe-4S binding protein, whose product MDIIFKKKLEDLRRDVALKSMDLEERPEDVDVELASCRVLDKFIDITPKCVRCNLCFEECPVDAISESSASKPARILDNCVKCEICAQTCPVRCINVVESTATIGDEDVTYNLEYVRIPHRLLRMKNIEVTDRCTACGTCTRFCPTGAIQLDKEIAVVDESICIGCGACVNVCPSDAVELERELGPVIETRRLLVDQDACVECLVCEENCPTGAIRIEDGEVVVDKDKCILCEVCSTRCPVAALKLERLADES is encoded by the coding sequence ATGGATATCATCTTTAAGAAGAAACTGGAGGACCTCCGGAGGGATGTTGCACTAAAGTCGATGGACCTTGAGGAGAGACCTGAGGACGTTGATGTGGAACTTGCAAGCTGCAGGGTTCTGGACAAATTCATAGACATAACACCGAAGTGTGTAAGGTGCAATCTCTGTTTTGAGGAGTGCCCTGTGGACGCCATATCAGAATCATCAGCATCAAAACCTGCAAGGATACTTGATAACTGTGTTAAATGTGAGATATGCGCCCAGACCTGCCCTGTGAGGTGCATAAACGTTGTTGAGAGCACCGCCACCATCGGTGACGAGGACGTCACCTACAACCTGGAATACGTCAGGATCCCCCACCGCCTGCTCCGGATGAAGAACATAGAGGTCACAGATAGATGCACTGCATGCGGGACCTGCACCAGGTTCTGCCCCACAGGTGCAATTCAGTTAGATAAGGAGATCGCGGTGGTCGATGAATCCATCTGCATTGGCTGCGGGGCCTGCGTCAACGTCTGCCCCTCAGATGCGGTGGAACTTGAGAGGGAACTGGGCCCTGTGATTGAGACCCGGCGGCTCCTGGTTGACCAGGATGCCTGCGTCGAGTGCCTTGTCTGTGAGGAGAACTGTCCCACCGGGGCCATAAGGATTGAGGATGGAGAGGTTGTGGTTGATAAGGATAAATGCATTCTATGTGAGGTTTGTTCCACAAGGTGTCCTGTGGCAGCACTGAAACTGGAGAGGTTGGCAGATGAAAGTTAA
- a CDS encoding CBS domain-containing protein, which yields MKVKEIMDKEFIAVSPEDRVVDVSLKMEETRKFTTPVVDGDGKLVGWVTSFDVMRGLRDGLERVSDIMQPPERIVHVNENDPARLAVLETAHHKLVSIPVLDDSGRVVGVVRSFDIVETLSQLYEIKVSKIFEAMNGELKGVSWDELMEAAAIITRRRTGKRIKPKEYEERIRNSTFGEAIWATGGLEKFFVGLIAIGELVIARKIARARK from the coding sequence ATGAAAGTTAAGGAGATTATGGATAAGGAGTTTATAGCAGTCTCCCCTGAGGATCGGGTTGTTGATGTCTCATTGAAGATGGAGGAGACACGTAAGTTCACAACACCTGTTGTTGATGGGGATGGGAAGCTCGTTGGATGGGTTACAAGCTTTGACGTGATGCGGGGACTCCGGGATGGACTTGAACGCGTCTCTGACATCATGCAGCCACCGGAGAGGATAGTTCATGTAAATGAAAACGACCCGGCCAGGCTCGCCGTCCTGGAAACAGCCCATCACAAACTGGTGAGCATCCCGGTCCTGGATGACAGTGGAAGGGTTGTGGGGGTTGTGAGGTCATTCGACATCGTTGAGACCCTCTCCCAGCTCTATGAGATCAAGGTGTCCAAGATATTCGAGGCCATGAACGGGGAGCTCAAGGGTGTGAGCTGGGATGAACTCATGGAGGCAGCTGCCATAATAACGAGGAGGCGCACCGGTAAGAGGATAAAACCGAAGGAGTATGAGGAGAGGATCCGGAATTCAACCTTCGGTGAGGCCATATGGGCAACAGGTGGCCTTGAAAAATTCTTTGTGGGCCTGATAGCCATAGGTGAACTTGTCATTGCAAGGAAGATTGCAAGGGCAAGGAAATAA
- a CDS encoding type VII toxin-antitoxin system MntA family adenylyltransferase antitoxin — protein sequence MEIKVLEKLAEFFEEKDEVDLAYLFGSTSRGDKGKLGDFDIGVLLREPLEEQGMLQFQLKLLDDLVSLLKADKVDLIIMNDAPLSLNYNIIKDGILLKDDEEKRIKFEKNIMSEYLDRRYYMDRHARIAIKGIAQQGLI from the coding sequence ATGGAGATTAAAGTGCTAGAGAAACTTGCGGAATTTTTTGAAGAGAAGGATGAAGTGGATTTAGCCTATCTTTTCGGCTCCACTTCCAGAGGGGATAAGGGGAAACTGGGTGATTTTGACATTGGAGTTCTACTACGGGAGCCCCTGGAAGAACAGGGGATGTTACAGTTTCAACTGAAATTGCTTGATGATCTTGTATCCCTGCTTAAAGCAGATAAGGTTGATTTGATTATCATGAATGATGCGCCACTCTCCTTAAATTATAATATCATAAAAGACGGCATACTCCTGAAAGATGATGAGGAAAAAAGGATAAAGTTTGAGAAAAATATCATGTCAGAGTATCTGGATAGGAGGTATTATATGGACAGGCATGCGAGAATAGCCATCAAAGGGATAGCCCAGCAGGGATTAATATGA
- a CDS encoding DUF86 domain-containing protein: MKNEISSKLERLGEYLKILRGYQSHTLEDLKNDVTLRGAVERYLEVSIESCLDIGEMIISQERARKTRNLQRGNRDTRGNRSFTRGFCG, from the coding sequence ATGAAAAATGAGATCTCATCAAAATTAGAGAGATTAGGGGAATACCTGAAAATATTGAGGGGTTATCAATCCCATACCCTGGAAGATTTGAAAAATGACGTCACTTTAAGGGGAGCTGTTGAAAGATACCTGGAGGTTTCCATAGAATCCTGCCTTGATATTGGAGAAATGATCATATCACAGGAAAGGGCCAGAAAAACCAGAAACCTACAGAGAGGTAATAGAGATACTCGGGGAAATAGGAGTTTTACCAGAGGATTTTGTGGATAA
- a CDS encoding DUF86 domain-containing protein: MGVLPEDFVDKFAPAAGFRNLLLHMYAEIDIEKVYGYLQNNLDDINNFARFIAEYLKKS; encoded by the coding sequence ATAGGAGTTTTACCAGAGGATTTTGTGGATAAATTCGCCCCAGCTGCAGGTTTCAGGAACCTACTGCTTCATATGTACGCAGAAATAGATATTGAAAAGGTCTATGGATACCTGCAAAACAACCTGGATGATATAAACAATTTTGCAAGGTTCATCGCAGAATACCTTAAAAAATCATGA